In a single window of the Prinia subflava isolate CZ2003 ecotype Zambia chromosome 3, Cam_Psub_1.2, whole genome shotgun sequence genome:
- the FKBP4 gene encoding peptidyl-prolyl cis-trans isomerase FKBP4 translates to MTAEEMKADGAPLEGVDITPKQDEGVLKVVKREGSGTESPMIGDKVTVHYTGWLLDGTKFDSSLDRKDKFSFDLGKGEVIKAWDIAVATMKIGEICRITCKPEYAYGSAGSPPKIPPNATLIFEIELFEFKGEDLTDEEDGGIIRRIRKKGEGYSRPNEDALVEIQFEGRHGDRVFDKRELRFEIGEGENFDIPHGLEKAIQKMEKSEESVFYLKPSYGFGSAGNEKFKIPPDAELQYEVKLKSFEKAKESWEMNTDEKLEQSCIVKERGTQYFKEGKYKRAALQYKKIVSWLEHESGLSEEEESKAKSLRLAAHLNLAMCHLKLKEYSQALENCNKALELDSNNEKGLFRRGEAHLAVNDFELARADFQKVIQLYPSNKAAKVQLVTCQQKIREQHEKEKKMYANMFQRLADKDLKSSATLQTSHTEDAEMKDAQNGVEDKSEVEAEA, encoded by the exons ATGACGGCGGAGGAGATGAAAGCGGACGGGGCTCCCCTGGAAGGGGTGGACATCACTCCCAAGCAGGATGAAGGCGTCCTCAAG GTTGTCAAGAGAGAAGGCAGTGGGACAGAGTCTCCGATGATAGGTGATAAGGTGACCGTCCATTACACGGGGTGGCTTCTCGATGGCACAAAATTTGACTCCAGTCTGGACAGAAAAGACAAATTCTCATTTGACTTGGGAAAAG GTGAGGTGATCAAAGCATGGGACATTGCTGTGGCCACTATGAAGATTGGTGAAATCTGTCGGATTACATGTAAACCAGAATATGCCTATGGCTCAGCTGGGAGCCCCCCAAAGATACCTCCCAATGCTACACTGATTTTTGAG ATTGAACTTTTTGAGTTCAAGGGCGAGGACCTCACTGATGAAGAAGATGGTGGCATCATCCGAAGAATCCGCAAAAAAGGGGAAGGCTACTCCAGGCCCAATGAGGATGCACTTGTAGAGA TCCAGTTTGAAGGCCGGCACGGAGATCGTGTTTTTGACAAGCGGGAGTTGCGGTTTGAGATTGGGGAAGGGGAAAACTTCGATATCCCTCACGGTCTGGAGAAAGCAATTCAAAAAATGGAGAAATCAGAGGAATCTGTGTTCTATCTCAAACCCAG CTATGGTTTTGGAAGTGCTGGGAATGAGAAATTCAAGATCCCTCCAGACGCAGAGCTGCAGTATGAAGTGAAACTCAAAAGCTTTGAAAAG GCTAAGGAGTCCTGGGAGATGAACACGGATGAGAAGTTGGAACAGAGCTGCATTGTGAAGGAGAGAGGCACTCAGTACTTCAAG GAGGGGAAATACAAGCGGGCAGCATTGCAGTATAAGAAGATTGTGTCGTGGCTGGAGCACGAGTCAGGACTCTCCGAGGAGGAAGAATCAAAAGCCAAAAGCCTGAGGCTTGCTGCCCACCTTAACTTAGCTATGTGCCATCTCAAGCTAAAGGAATACTCCCAGGCTTTGGAGAACTGCAACAAG GCACTCGAACTGGATAGCAACAACGAGAAAGGGCTCTTCCGGCGTGGAGAAGCTCACTTGGCTGTCAATGACTTTGAGCTGGCCCGAGCAGATTTCCAGAAAGTGATACAACTTTATCCAAGTAACAAAGCTGCCAAAGTGCAGCTGGTGACTTGTCAGCAAAAAATACGGGAGCAGcatgagaaggagaaaaagatgtACGCCAACATGTTCCAAAGGCTTGCAGACAAAGACCTAAAG TCATCTGCTACTCTTCAGACAAGCCACACCGAAGATGCAGAAATGAAAGATGCGCAGAATGGAGTTGAAGATAAATCAGAAGTTGAAGCAGAAGCATAA